TATATTAGAATTTGCCAAAGTATGTTGTTTGCTATAATTCCATGCAACCCAATTCAGATATGGATTAGCATACCTGCAGTCCTGCGTGGAATGGGTAATACCCGGTCATAAAGGAATGACGAGATCTGTAACAAGTTTTAAACTCACTATTAGGTGTTataatttgacaaaatatttcgCTTAACACAAAtttctttcaaatttcaaaCGTCAATTTGCTAAGCCATTAAGGCTTTCGAGAAAACATTACcataaacatacaaaaaatatatagacaaaGACAGTTGGCTGTCCATTTCAAAACTGCTGACgtatattaatataatataatatataatttttaactTTCTCTTTAGAGTGGTGAGGGATCCACTGTCCGTGGTACTGGAGTAAAGCTACACGTACGGGCTACAAAGTGGCTGGACATAGGACTGGTTCAGTATCACACCTTCTCCCGCCATTTTGTCTAGATGAGGCGTTTTCATATCGGGATTATTGAATCCAATATCATTCCACCCtgtgaaataaaacaaactgtacATTCTCGCGTTTCAGGGTAATGATAGTTATGTAACACCTTATACCAAtctaaaataatgataattataagaAAACCTTTATTAGAATTTCCTCCGTTGTTACGGAGTCACAAAAGGGAGGATCTTAATCTTACCCAGATCATCAGCCACAATGAAGACAATATGGGGTGGTTTAGCCTGCACGGACAAAAGTATTCCCAGATGGATCAGACAAAGAGAGAGGAGCCCCGCCATCCTCGTGTAAGCTGTAATGGTTGACAGAGAACATATACCCTTTATCAATATAATCTGATAAAGAAATACCCTATCAATAGCTACATCATAGTAGGCCAATATGATTACATTATTGACATTGACAGCTAGAGAGTGTCATCCTCGGTCCCAGGTGAACATCGTACTGTCGCTAATTAAAGGATAGTGCATGCGATTTTCACCTTGGGGCCGAGAATGGAGAATGCCGACATTTAAACTGTTAGCTATAACTCGAACTCTATCAAAGCcaggtaaaatatcaaaagaaaaaccaaaacccttaaaaaatgatatcagaCCAGTAGTTCCAACAGGGTGAGCGTCTCCCGTATCACAGGCGACTCtcggtacatgtatgtaaatctaggtcaagtcCAGActtgtgaaacgatacccaggTAAGGTCATGTTCTCCAGACGTGTAATTATGTTGCGCACAGCATGATTCCAAAGATATGATTAACTTTCGAAGGGTGTTCAGAGAGTTTTGGATTGGGTTAGGTGTTGTGTGGATTATGGTAATATTATGACTTTCCCATGTGGATTATGGTAATATTATGACTTTCCCATGATCTTTTATATTCAACAGAGTAGCATTACATTGGAAACTCAAATCTTCAACCTTCGGATTAACAACACATAGTACATACGACACATTGTGGTAATAATTATacaacatagtaacacaatcacCGGCCATGGGTGAAAATTGCATGACTCATGCCACGACCGACCCTTGGACTTACGATCTACGGCACTTTCACCTAGCCCATTTGCAGCTAATATATCGACACCACCGATGTTAAAGATTACAGAAGCGACTTTGAAGTAGTGATTTTGTGAAATGAAGTTGTGCTTGCCCATGCTTTTGCTCGTTACCCATGAAATACCGTAATACAAGAAGgtcatatttcaatttattattcCCCGTTGAGGCGTTTAGTCCAAAAAGCTAGTGATTTGGTGACATGGTATTTAGGCCGGCAGTAGCATGCGCGGATGAATGAGTAGTTGTTCCTTTTTGAAACGaatgatatttacctatataTTTGCAATGCCCCCTAAATAACTAAGAAACCAAGAAGGCTTGAACAATGATATTTTAACCAGTGAAAACATGGCATGAAGCATTAAGCTTTTCTTAAaatgacccctgtgaccttgacagcaggtcaaatgtcattaatttgaacaaacttcgttTTCATTGATCCCAACATTCTACTGGCTACATTGTAAATATCATGACATTAAGCACCTTGGTTAATCAGAAGttgtttcaaaattttgatatatttaaccCATGACCTTGAAAGAAGGCTAAGGTCATTCATTGGAACAAACTCTGTAGCCATATTCCCTGAatgctaaaggcccaatatcaggtctctggaccccttggttattgaaaaaaaagatttctttAAAAGATGTTAGgacatttgacccatgtgaccttggaAGTCAGTGAAGGTCATTCTTTGAACAATattagtagcccttcactcacaccatgctataggcccaatatcatgtATCTGGGACTCATTGTTAAAAAGAAGTAATTTCAAGATTTCAGGCCATGACTCCAGTGActatcattcatttgaacaaacatggctCACCCCTTCCATGTATAGGCCCAATATCGGGTCTCTGGACCTCTTAGGTTATTGATAAGAGGTTGTTTAATAATCATAGCTCGTTTGACCCCTTGTGGCCTTGATAGTCAGTGAAGGCCATTCTTTGAACAACTTGGTAGAACTTCgtctcagcatgctacagacccaatatcaagtctctgagACTCTTGATTACCGAGATGAAGTCGTTTATAAAGATTTTATCCTATTTGACACCCGTTACCTGGAATgcaggttaaggtcattcattttaacaaactttgcagctcttcatcccagcatgctacaagcccaatatcattgttttcatgtttgtgATATCTAATTTGACGTCTGTAATTTTCATTTGAAGTCCATGTTATTTGCTTTAATACACTTCCCAGATTCACAATCAAGATAGCACAAACAAAACACCCAGGGAATACAAGTGTATACTGCACAATGTCCATAAGGCCAGGTTTTGGTAATATGTTAAAGGCCAAACTGGGACAACCGCTAATTTTCAGCCCCAAGAAATTTAACTTCACGtatagaacttttttttttaaatttttttttatagaactTCACGTATAGAAGACATTATCATTGGGACACTAAGTTTTTGAAGAAGAATGACAATCCTGGGTTACAGACCAAATGGATTcaacaatatttcttttaaaagataaaatttgCAGCATTTTTTATGCTATACAGTGGTCCCCCTATTTACGACCAATCTCAAGAACGACCACTCCCTGTATGCGACCAAGTTTCGCATTCACCGACGTTTTCCAACGATAAATTACCCCTTCTAAACGACCACCCCGCTAACCCGACCAACGACCGCTTAATCATGTCCCAAAAACGTGAAATGTACTTTGGTATCCCTCTCGTGAACGACAAAGATTTTCGCAACGTTTCATAACATTAATAAAATAGAAAACACAAAACCatatatcacacaagtattaatTTAATTGTTACATACATCTCACACAGACACAATACTCCTGTTAGGAGTCCTAtcatcatgatatatatatatctaatttatatataacatcataacatacATCACATTAACACTAACATAGACATACAATGGATGTCCCTCTCGTTCATACAAAATCTTCTATATTTTAcctcaaaatgaaaataattaggATGTACATTTTATGTTCAATATTCTTGTCTTGTTGTACATATCTCAAAACACCACATGATGTGATCTGTAACAATCTGACAAGTCTGAATCTGTGCCAATACAGAAATgataatgtagtgataaaacaaatcaaatttcCCTCAACAGTTTCAGGGAATACACTGACATTTAAATGTCACTCTCATCGCATTTTCATTTGgcaatatatttcatatctaaATTCATTCACAaaacaattcaattcaaattgtACATGATAATGAAAATGAACTACCATCTTTCTCAGATACAgcttattttttgttaaagGTTATATTATAGAGGTTAATCCATACAAAACACAAATGAATGGTGCTACAatgtatcttgtttttttttttatattttcccaTAATCATAGGAAGATGATGATACAATGGGGCCTTCTAATATTAACCAGAACATATTAAAATTGGAACTACTAATATCCTGACTGTTAGCGGTGTGGACCAGATGCTGTATGGTATTTAGTTCCTGAAGTTGAGATGATCATGCTGCATTTCACACATTCTCAATGATCATGTAACATTTTCAAcataattgttttcattgttattaACACAGACACACTACGAGATACTAGCTAGGTACTAAATGTTGGGACCTTCAGCATGGCCCGCGTCATTACACCTTTTGGTGGAGGCTTCACAGCATCTTCTAATCCCATTTCTTCTAgtctttgttttacataaaCTGTGAGACTCTGAAATGAAAAATCATTTAATTAGTTCAAAACGAATCAAAATAGCCATGTTCTTTTGAGGTAGAACACTATTACTtctatgcaaaatctgttcatGCTTTTTTAAGGTAAAACAATGTTCATTATGTGCACAACTTGATAATAGAAAATTTAGATTGATTTCATCTGCAGGTGGCATTTACTatacattgaaaataaacataaacaagaggcccagagggcttgtatcgctcacctggtttcatgagatatgaaacaaggaTGATGCTTGagtatatttgttgctggtattgttacattgtatgtcaatatatatcataagcattttatatgggtacatgtacatattgtacattggttttattttattactaaaaatgccaaaaggtacattaacccatgaaatgaaattgacttttggcgcgaccccatagggatgctaccacacaaatgtgagtgatatccattgcttaatttcagagaagatcttgtttagaccaattggccccttttgaccctgccccctgggagtcagctccttcctttatacaattttgaatccctaccccaatagtcaatagtcaaatatgagctgtttcagagaagttgttcatatcaatttagccaaattgaccccttttggcccacccctcagcctccagggggtcggccccatcatttgtacaattttgaatccttaaccaaagtgaatgctaccagtcacatattaaagatatccattgcttattttcagagaaaaagttgtttatatcaattttgccaaaataaccccttttggccccgcctcttaggtcccctggggtcagccctgtcatttgtacaattttgaatccctatcctagggggttgctacccggcaaatatgagtgatatccattgctcggttccagagaagaagtcgttaatatcaatatagctatattgacccatttttgcctcgcccctcaggcccctagggggtcagcaccaccatctgtacaattttgaatccccaccccatagtgattgcttccaggcaaataggagcaatatcctttgctcggtttcagagaagaagtcgtttatatcaatacagccaaattgaccccttttgacgccgcccctcaggccccttgggggtcagtcttgtcatttgtacaattttgaatccctactctagggggttgctaccaggcaaatatgagtgatatccattgcttagtttcagagaagaagttgtttatatcaatttagctgaattgacccctcttggccccgcccctcaggccccccgggggtcagccacaccatttgtacaattttgaatccccaccccatagtgttgctaccaggcaaatatgagcaatatcgtttgtttggtttcagagaagaagttgtttatatcaatatagcccaaatgaccacatttggccccgcccttccggcccctgggggtcagccccatcatttgtacaattttgaatccccaccccaaagttatgctaccaggcaaatatgagcgatatccattgcttagtttcagagaagaagtcgttaatatcaatatagctatattgacccatttttgcctcgcccctcaggcccctagggggtcagcaccaccatttgtacaattttgaatccccaccccatagtgatacttccagacaaataggagcaatatcgtttgttcggtttcagagaagaagttgtttatatcaatatagcccaaatgaccacatttggccccgcccttccggcccctgggggtcagccccatcatttgtacaattttgaatccccaccccaaagttatgctaccaggcaaatatgagcgatatccattgctcggttccagagaagaagtcgttaatatcaatatagctatattgacccatttttgcctcgcccctcaggcccctagggggtcagcaccaccatttgtacaattttgaatccccaccccatagtgatgcttccagacaaataggagtaatatcctttgctcggtttcagagaagaagtcgtttatatcaatatagccaaatggaccccttttggccccgcccctcaggcccctgggggtcagcaccaccatttgtacaattttgaatccccaccccatagtgatacttccagacaaataggagcaatatcgtttgttcggtttcagagaagaagttgtttatatcaatatagcccaaatgaccacatttggccccgcccttccggcccctgggggtcagccccatcattcgtacaattttgaatccccaacccaAAGTTatactaccaggcaaatatgagcgatatccattgctcggtttcagagaagaagtcagtatcatcaatatagctatattgaccccttttggccccgcccctcaggccccttgggggtcagtcctgtcatttgtacaattttgaatccctactctagggggttgctaccaggcaaatatgagtgatatccattgcttagtttcagagaagaagttgtttatatcaatttagccgaattgacccctcttggccccgcccctcaggccccccgggggtcagcaccaccatttgtacaattttgaatccccactccatagtgttgctaccaggcaaatatgagcaatatcgtttgttcggtttcagagaagaagttgtttatatcaatatagcccaaatgaccacatttggccccgcccttccggcccctgggggtcagccccatcatttgtacaattttgaatccccaccccaaagttatgctaccaggcaaatatgagcgatatccattgctcggttccagagaagaagtcgttaatatcaatatagctatattgacccattttgcctcgcccctcaggcccctagggggtcagcaccaccatttgtacaattttgaatccccaccccatagtgatgcttccagacaaataggagtaatatcctttgctcggtttcagagaagaagacgtttatatcaatatagccaaatggaccccttttggccccgcccctcaggcccctgggggtcagcaccaccatttgtacaattttgaatccccaccccatagtgatacttccagacaaataggagcaatatcgtttgttcggtttcagagaagaagttgtttatatcaatatagcccaaatgaccacatttggccccgcccttctggcccctgggggtcagccccatcatttgtacaattttgaatccccaccccaaagttatgctaccaggcaaatatgagcgatatccattgctcggtttcagagaagaagtcggtatcatcaatatagctatattgacccattttggccccgcccctcaggccccttgggggtcagtcccatcatttgtacaattttgaatccccaccccaaagtgatgctaccaggcaaatatgagtgatatccattgctcggttccagagaagaagtcgttaatatcaatatagctatattgacccatttttgcctcgcccctcaggcccctagggggtcagcaccaccatttgtacaattttgaatcccaaccccatagtgatgcttccagacaaataggagcaatatcctttgctcggtttcagagaagaagtcgtttatatcaatatagccaaattgaccccttttggccccgcccctcaggcccctgggggtcagcaccatcatttgtacaattttgagtcccctacccatagggatgcttctgaccaaatttggtcaaattctgatcagtggttatgaagaagaagtcaattgttgaaggacggacggacgacggatggaCCTGTGTATAGAAACTAATACTGGGTATTACTATTACGGAAGATAGCTTGTCACCCAAGCATCATCTATACTGTCTATCAAATTTGATGAGGGAGCACAATTAAttggtagatacattgtatatacaacaCTGTCTTTTATATCATTTCCAATAACATACTACTTACATCATGATAATAATTAACAGAGCCTAAAACCTTAGTTAATGAtgacaatattttgataaatcattGTTACCTGAAATGTCCTAGGTTCGTAAATGGCAAGGTCTGCTAATACTTTTCTGTTGAGTGCTATATTGGACTGAAAcataaaaatcatgttttaatacatatttcctTTACAAGCTgctaatatttaatttatatgtataatatagtgagGCCTACAAATCCTATAATATGACAATAACTGAGGCCTACAAATCTGACAATAATTGAGGCCTTTTATGAAgttcaaggttattcatttgaacaatttttgtAGGCTTTATACCAGAATGCTATAGGCCGAATATCAGGCCTgttggcctcttggttattgagaaaatggCCTTTTCACATTTTTGCATATTTGACCCCGCAtggtgacctttaatgaagttcaaggtcagtcatttgtacaatcttgatagctcttcaccccagcatgccacaggcccaatatcaagtctctggacATCTTGCATGATTGAATcctgtgaccatgaatgtaggtgaaggtcattcatttgaacatttggcatcttggttattgagaagaagtcgtttaaagattttagcatatttgacccctgtgaccttgcaTAAAGGTTAcagtcatccatttgaacaaacttggtagccctaggccttcatcccagcatactacaaACTCAATATCATGTCTCAGGGCAaattggttatcaagaagaagtcttttaaagattttagcacatttaactcctgtgaccttgaatgaagctCTTCATTCCAGTATGCAGCAGACCCAGTATCAGGTCCCTGCCAtgggcctgttggttattgagaagaagttaaaaatgtaaattgtttatgacggACGAGGCATGAGGCATAAGGAACGGCGCTGGACAAAAGGAGATTGCAATAGGTACTGAAGACTTGAATAGAGGATCATAAGTAACTGATGAATTATTTTATCTGTATACTCATACACATGAATCACTGTGAGTTTTAGTTTCAAGTTAAATGTACATGACCTGTAGTATCTTGGTCTAGACATGAACTATGGGCACATATATTCAATGTAATCTGGTAAAGAACATGGTGCTATACACTTTAGGGTGAATATCAATAAAGTTTGTTGAGAGGTCTGTATGACATAATGGTACCTTGCCCACCTTATCTTTACTCtctatttttttaatcaaaggTTGTTAAATCTAAGTGTGAATTTGACACTTTAACCTTGGCTGATGACCATCAAAATGTAATCAGGTATAGATCTTGATGTGATACTGAGTAAGTATGACCCAAATTATAGATTATAGCATGATGTTAATGATTTCGGAGACTTGTTGAACACCATTCTCTATTTTCCTATGGAAGTTAATTATTTCatggtaaaataaataatcaatgcAAAACCAATACATTTAGATCTTACCTCAGCCAATGTTGTCATAAAGGTGTAGTAATCAAGGTTATGTTCTGTACATGCAGCTCCTATCCTCAGCCTCCATAGCTGAAACAATCAGATGAAATCTCAATTAGTAAACTTTACTAAAGGAATCTTTTTGTGGCCATATCCTTTCTGTACTTATAAATGTCTAATTGAAAAACATCCCAAATCTCAAcatattttatctttatatatatacatttgtataataagTACAGATTCGACCATATTTGTAAGTAAATAAATTTTTGCACTTTGAAAAAAGCATCCTGTCCATGCTGGGGTTCGAACTAGCGACTTTTTTTGTTCTTGCTCTAGATCTTAAATCAAACATTGTACCACTAGGCTTAAGGAAAATTCTCGCTAGCTTGAGCTAGTAAGGTAATCTATTTTTTCCACTTTTCCACTTACAAATGAAAATACTACCAAACATGTACTAGTTTGTATATTtgaagggaggtaatcagtagTATTTCAACTTTGACAACCATTTCAGTTGTAGGAGTAAGCAAgaaatcattcttttttttgtctttaaaggttattttttaaattcaaatttcttACTTGACTGATGTACAAAGTAGATGAGAGGAGACAACCTTTGTACATTTATGTATGAATTTTTGTCCATAGTAATTGGGGGTTGTCTTCCCTGTTACATTGGGACGCTCAAGAATAAATTTACACAACATCTAAAACAACCCCAACAGTGTATGACTTCAGTTGCCATTGTTGTTTGTGAGCTTGATAGCATCAGGATATACCAAGTAAACCCTTTACTTTAAATATGAACTTTGTAATGTAAAACTTTTGCATTCAAAAGGTTCAAGATTGAAAGAATTTCCTTTATTTTGGATCATATATAGAACTGATATAATATTTACTGTGAGAGAGAGctagagaaaaacaaaaacaaaaacaatcgcCAAAGAAGGAATATAGGTGTACCATATCTGTAAGAAACATGATATAAAAATGTGAATATGTTGgaatattacaaatatcataaataaactatgttttctTGTTacttgtttgttatatttaactTAATATATAGGGATACACCAGCCTATTGTTGGTTCACCAATTAACTGGTTACTCGGACA
This is a stretch of genomic DNA from Pecten maximus unplaced genomic scaffold, xPecMax1.1, whole genome shotgun sequence. It encodes these proteins:
- the LOC117321075 gene encoding 39S ribosomal protein L20, mitochondrial-like — encoded protein: MVFLTPLNLIRSRGPDKGWRKRMYLRMSWSYYGRKRQCFSIAVRSVRKAMMYSTNARYEKRKTMSKLWRLRIGAACTEHNLDYYTFMTTLAESNIALNRKVLADLAIYEPRTFQSLTVYVKQRLEEMGLEDAVKPPPKGVMTRAMLKVPTFST